The Triplophysa rosa linkage group LG3, Trosa_1v2, whole genome shotgun sequence genome has a segment encoding these proteins:
- the LOC130552027 gene encoding histone H4, producing MSGRGKGGKGLGKGGAKRHRKVLRDNIQGITKPAIRRLARRGGVKRISGLIYEETRGVLKVFLENVIRDAVTYTEHAKRKTVTAMDVVYALKRQGRTLYGFGG from the coding sequence ATGTCAGGAAGAGGAAAAGGTGGAAAAGGACTCGGCAAAGGAGGCGCTAAGCGTCACCGCAAAGTTCTGCGCGATAACATCCAGGGAATCACCAAACCGGCCATCCGTCGTCTCGCTCGGCGTGGAGGCGTTAAGCGTATCTCCGGTCTTATTTACGAGGAGACTCGCGGTGTGCTGAAGGTGTTTCTGGAGAACGTCATCCGCGACGCCGTCACCTACACCGAACACGCCAAACGAAAAACCGTCACCGCCATGGACGTCGTCTATGCTCTGAAACGACAGGGACGCACTCTGTACGGGTTCGGAGGTTAA
- the LOC130552021 gene encoding histone H2B-like, whose amino-acid sequence MPEPAKSAPKKGSKKAVAKTPGKGGKKRRKSRKESYAIYVYKVLKQVHPDTGISSKAMGIMNSFVNDIFERIAGESSRLAHYNKRSTITSREIQTAVRLLLPGELAKHAVSEGTKAVTKYTSSK is encoded by the coding sequence ATGCCTGAACCAGCGAAATCCGCGCCCAAGAAGGGCTCTAAGAAAGCCGTCGCTAAGACTCCTGGAAAAGGAGGAAAGAAGCGCAGAAAGTCCAGGAAGGAGAGTTACGCTATCTACGTGTACAAAGTCCTGAAGCAGGTTCATCCTGACACCGGTATCTCCTCTAAGGCCATGGGCATCATGAACTCTTTCGTCAACGACATCTTTGAGCGCATCGCCGGTGAGTCTTCTCGTCTCGCTCACTACAACAAGCGCTCCACCATCACATCCAGAGAGATCCAGACCGCCGTTCGTCTTCTGCTGCCCGGTGAGCTGGCCAAACACGCCGTGTCTGAGGGGACAAAAGCCGTAACAAAGTACACCAGCTCCAAGTAA